One genomic window of Numida meleagris isolate 19003 breed g44 Domestic line chromosome 1, NumMel1.0, whole genome shotgun sequence includes the following:
- the LOC110399460 gene encoding OX-2 membrane glycoprotein-like, whose translation MTGECPQRESKAYKKREAVVRWISRSLAGPGDAAGMMVTCLLLSGLWALASGSVQVMHKKVQSVQAGGNITFSCQSVTNEDVIQVTWQKEIDEDEDNIATYSTMNGQKIAKGYDGHVSFAHSGLQASAISLHQVTLQDEGCYKCIFNTFPSGAVAGRMCLKVYAISDPKVEAKLISSLDKAEVSEEVVGMSCSATGKPAPKITWHLPSTLLQKPKEYHIKLSNQTITVISNFTHTHSKILKEYPIACVIQHPSLNVTLSLPMDNLTRGQDGIMAPPVAIVVGVLVPLMLLLLLALLLRCCLRQLRDPERNPAWPCWVLAVCAKEKAYGQYMLTGKRATTAVPNT comes from the exons ATGACGGGGGAATGTCCCCAGAGAGAGAGCAAGGCGTATAAAAAAAGGGAAGCCGTGGTGCGATGGATCAGTCGCTCGCTCGCTGGTCCTGGGGACGCAGCTGGGATGATGGTCACTTGCCTGCTCCTCTCCGGCCTCTGGGCCCTTGCTTCAG GCTCTGTGCAGGTGATGCACAAAAAGGTGCAGTCGGTCCAGGCAGGCGGAAACATTACTTTCTCATGCCAGTCAGTCACAAACGAAGATGTAATACAAGTGACCTGGCAGAAGGAGATAGACGAGGATGAAGACAACATAGCGACTTACAGTACGATGAATGGCCAAAAGATAGCAAAGGGCTATGATGGCCACGTGAGCTTTGCCCACAGCGGGCTGCAAGCCTCAGCCATCTCCCTTCACCAAGTCACCCTGCAAGATGAAGGATGCTACAAGTGCATCTTCAACACCTTTCCCTCGGGAGCTGTCGCTGGCAGGATGTGCCTCAAGGTTTACG CCATCTCAGACCCCAAAGTGGAAGCCAAGCTTATATCCAGTCTTGATAAAGCTGAAGTCTCTGAGGAAGTGGTGGggatgagctgctcagcaacagGGAAGCCAGCTCCAAAAATCACCTGGCACCttcccagcaccctgctgcagaAGCCAAAGGAGTACCATATCAAGCTCAGCAACCAGACCATCACTGTTATCAGCAACTTCACCCACACCCACTCCAAAATCCTCAAGGAGTACCCCATTGCCTGTGTGATCCAGCACCCTTCTCTAAATGTGAccctgtccctgcccatggACAATCTGACAAGAG GTCAGGATGGTATCATGGCACCACCCGTGGCCATTGTTGTGGGGGTGCTGGTCCCCCTgatgctcctcctcctcctcgcaTTGCTCCTTCGCTGCTGCCTGAGACAGCTTCGTGACCCAGAGAGAaacccagcctggccttgctGG GTCCTTGCTGTATGTGCCAAGGAGAAGGCATATGGACAGTACATGCTTACTGGCAAGCGGGCTACCACTGCAGTGCCCAACACATGA